A genomic window from Streptomyces mirabilis includes:
- a CDS encoding STAS domain-containing protein has translation MPLPPLTIYRHDRRKRALITLVGEIDLDTVPLVRASLERCLRDGIRTIDVDLTLVTFCDCSGLNAFLYASQRITAARGTLRLHHPPRTLVLMLDIAGCAFLLPAVPFGQLSPPPAPAPHRSVPPVPPVPPVPVLSGGAV, from the coding sequence ATGCCCCTTCCGCCGCTCACCATCTACCGTCACGACCGAAGAAAACGGGCACTGATCACGCTGGTCGGTGAGATCGACCTGGACACGGTGCCCCTGGTGCGCGCATCACTGGAACGGTGTCTGCGCGACGGCATCCGCACCATCGACGTCGACCTCACCCTCGTCACCTTCTGCGACTGCAGCGGCCTCAACGCCTTCCTCTACGCCTCACAGCGCATCACCGCGGCCCGGGGGACGCTGCGACTGCACCATCCGCCGCGGACACTGGTGCTCATGCTCGACATCGCCGGCTGCGCATTCCTGCTCCCGGCGGTCCCGTTCGGGCAACTGTCGCCACCTCCCGCTCCCGCGCCGCATCGGTCTGTTCCGCCTGTTCCGCCTGTTCCTCCTGTACCTGTCCTGTCGGGCGGTGCGGTGTGA
- a CDS encoding PaaI family thioesterase, translating into MGRSRTYDWEDPAVSATAVGRYSGLDFLREVQAGRLPAAPIAATLGMTFEEVEHGRVVFALVPGEEHYNPIGSVHGGVYATLLDSAAGCAVQSVLPQGMGYTSLDLNVKFLRPVTVDTGKVRAVGTVLNSGRRTALAQAELFDSGNRLLAHTTSSCLLFPV; encoded by the coding sequence ATGGGCAGGTCACGCACGTACGACTGGGAGGACCCCGCCGTCTCCGCCACCGCCGTCGGGCGGTACAGCGGTCTCGACTTCCTCCGCGAGGTGCAGGCCGGACGGCTCCCCGCCGCGCCGATCGCGGCGACCCTCGGGATGACGTTCGAAGAGGTCGAACACGGCCGGGTCGTCTTCGCCCTCGTCCCGGGCGAGGAGCACTACAACCCGATCGGAAGCGTCCACGGCGGTGTGTACGCCACCCTGCTCGATTCGGCGGCGGGCTGCGCGGTGCAGTCGGTCCTGCCGCAGGGGATGGGGTATACCTCACTCGACCTGAATGTGAAGTTCCTGCGCCCGGTCACCGTGGACACCGGCAAGGTCCGTGCCGTGGGCACCGTCCTCAACAGCGGACGTCGTACCGCCCTCGCGCAGGCCGAGCTCTTCGATTCCGGGAACCGGCTGCTGGCGCACACCACCAGCAGCTGTCTGCTGTTCCCCGTCTGA
- a CDS encoding GAF and ANTAR domain-containing protein produces the protein MNQRLLAKTFVELADNLVADFDLIDFLRLLTDRCVGMLGASAAGVLLADRDGELRVMAASDEQVRLLELFQLQNDEGPCLDCFRTGAPVIVANLSGEADRWPRFVATAHRSGFGAVQALPMRLRDEVVGALNLFHATPGPFDPDATPLAQALADVATISLLQQRTAHRSTVLNEQLQSALNSRVLIEQAKGKLAERQGIDMEQAFTTLRGYARAHNRRLSDLARAFIDDSEALPGLRS, from the coding sequence ATGAATCAGCGACTCCTGGCCAAGACCTTTGTCGAGCTGGCGGACAACCTGGTCGCCGACTTCGACCTGATCGACTTCCTGCGCCTGCTGACCGACCGCTGTGTGGGCATGCTCGGCGCGAGTGCCGCAGGCGTGCTGCTCGCGGACCGCGACGGCGAACTCCGCGTCATGGCCGCCTCCGACGAACAGGTGCGCCTGCTGGAACTCTTCCAGCTGCAGAACGACGAAGGGCCCTGCCTGGACTGCTTCCGCACCGGCGCACCGGTGATCGTCGCCAACCTGAGCGGGGAGGCCGACCGCTGGCCACGCTTCGTCGCGACCGCCCACCGCAGCGGGTTCGGGGCGGTCCAGGCCCTGCCGATGCGTCTACGGGACGAGGTCGTCGGAGCCCTGAACCTCTTCCACGCCACCCCGGGCCCCTTCGATCCGGACGCCACGCCGCTCGCCCAGGCCCTGGCCGATGTCGCCACCATCAGCCTGCTGCAACAACGCACGGCGCACCGCAGCACCGTCCTCAACGAGCAACTGCAGAGCGCGCTGAACAGCCGCGTCCTGATCGAACAGGCCAAGGGAAAACTCGCCGAACGCCAGGGCATCGACATGGAACAGGCCTTCACCACACTGCGCGGTTACGCCCGTGCTCACAACCGGCGCCTGTCCGACCTGGCCCGCGCGTTCATCGACGACTCCGAAGCCCTCCCCGGCCTGAGGTCCTGA
- a CDS encoding ANTAR domain-containing protein: protein MRSDNRSARIQVLVAEQAARRGARVGVVDVCTAAVAALPVGGAGLSAMSRSAASHPLCSTDDVSEQLEELQLTLGEGPCVDAFTQGSAVLTPDLLAAEVQDRWAVFADAALEAGARAVYAFPLHMGAISPGVLDLYSQVPGRLNAEALADALAFADTAALVLLDSRIDGEEDLAGGWSADGRYEDLGAYRAEIDQATGMLTAQLGVGAEEAFVRLRAYAYARGRRLAAVAADVVAHRLTFPPGAETDRTDDEA, encoded by the coding sequence GTGAGGTCCGACAACCGGTCGGCCCGGATCCAGGTACTGGTCGCCGAGCAGGCGGCCCGGCGGGGTGCCCGGGTCGGCGTGGTGGACGTGTGCACCGCGGCCGTGGCCGCACTGCCGGTCGGCGGGGCCGGACTTTCCGCGATGTCCAGATCTGCGGCCAGCCATCCGTTGTGCAGCACCGACGATGTCAGCGAGCAGTTGGAAGAGCTCCAGCTCACCTTGGGCGAGGGTCCTTGCGTGGATGCCTTCACACAGGGTTCGGCCGTTCTGACGCCCGATCTGCTCGCCGCCGAAGTGCAGGACCGCTGGGCCGTGTTCGCCGACGCGGCCCTGGAAGCCGGGGCACGCGCCGTCTACGCCTTCCCTCTGCACATGGGCGCGATCAGCCCCGGAGTTCTGGACCTGTATTCCCAAGTCCCGGGCAGGTTGAACGCGGAGGCGCTGGCCGACGCGTTGGCTTTCGCCGACACCGCCGCACTGGTCCTGCTCGACTCCCGGATCGACGGCGAGGAGGACCTGGCCGGTGGATGGTCGGCGGACGGACGATACGAGGACCTGGGCGCGTACCGGGCGGAGATCGACCAGGCCACGGGCATGCTCACGGCCCAGCTGGGAGTCGGTGCCGAAGAAGCCTTCGTCCGCCTGCGCGCCTACGCCTACGCCAGAGGACGCCGTCTTGCCGCGGTGGCCGCCGACGTGGTCGCCCACCGGCTCACGTTCCCCCCAGGCGCGGAAACGGATCGGACCGACGATGAGGCCTGA
- a CDS encoding DUF5994 family protein has product MTATMFDKPAVEDRTFSSSPPPLRLQLAPPGTAPALIDGAWWPRSRDLTAELPALTAVLDPLWGRITHVTVNPTFWPDIPRKVPVQGHVVKVGWFKAEQDPHKLLLLSYTAGRWDLLVIPPETDAVTAARLMTTASDPGRSLTASGLIQEAELFRVAEAAAGDSARETVWDSEGGHDARHTSSHSPVGAALGSVPIAAAGM; this is encoded by the coding sequence ATGACCGCAACCATGTTCGACAAGCCCGCGGTCGAAGACCGGACCTTCTCCTCTTCACCGCCACCTCTCCGGCTGCAGCTGGCGCCACCCGGCACGGCCCCCGCCCTGATCGACGGCGCATGGTGGCCACGCTCCCGCGACCTGACGGCCGAACTTCCCGCGCTCACCGCTGTCTTGGACCCGCTGTGGGGGCGCATCACCCACGTCACCGTGAACCCCACCTTCTGGCCGGACATCCCCCGCAAGGTTCCCGTCCAGGGCCATGTGGTGAAGGTCGGCTGGTTCAAGGCCGAGCAGGACCCGCACAAACTGCTGCTCCTCTCCTACACCGCGGGTCGCTGGGACCTGCTGGTGATCCCACCCGAGACCGACGCCGTCACCGCCGCCCGGCTGATGACCACCGCCTCGGATCCCGGACGCAGCCTCACGGCAAGCGGCCTGATCCAGGAGGCCGAGCTCTTCCGCGTCGCCGAGGCCGCCGCAGGGGACTCGGCGCGGGAAACGGTCTGGGACTCCGAAGGCGGACACGACGCCCGCCACACCTCCTCCCACAGTCCCGTGGGCGCCGCCCTCGGCAGCGTGCCGATTGCGGCGGCAGGCATGTGA
- a CDS encoding CsbD family protein has protein sequence MSVGQTVRNKTQEFKGWITEVLGRATRNRKLERHGKVERVSGNLRQAGEKARHAFRR, from the coding sequence ATGAGCGTTGGACAAACCGTCAGGAACAAAACGCAGGAATTCAAGGGCTGGATCACTGAAGTGCTCGGCCGGGCCACCCGCAACAGGAAACTGGAGCGACACGGCAAGGTCGAACGGGTCTCCGGCAATCTGAGGCAGGCAGGCGAGAAGGCGAGGCACGCCTTCAGGCGGTGA
- the mgtA gene encoding magnesium-translocating P-type ATPase — translation MSLSAPARPPGPALGVASAAVLSGDDVLRGLGVVALEGLSGEEVLRRQAQFGPNAVATHRARVFPVLWHQLRSPLLGLLVAAAVASFLVGERSDAVIIGLIVSVSVGLGFVNEYRAEQAAEALHSQIHHQTVALRDGEATLVDVTALVPGDLVELRLGDIVPADLRLLEVTGLECDESVLTGESLPVDKSLAAVAAGTSLAELSGCALMGTVVRTGAARGVVVATGAHTEFGKIAAGLDTHPLDTEFQVGLRRFSLLLVYVAGALTTSIFVINVALHKPIIDALLFSLAIAVGITPQLLPAVVSTSLAAGSRRMSRRKVLVKRLVCIEDLGDVDVLFTDKTGTLTTGRIEYMRAVPAGRNGSDAVTRWGLLGTENAARDEQDVGGNPLDQALWRSPAAAGERAALEGYTQVAVLPFDHERRMISVLVRDSNGRSILVTKGAPETVLDRCVDVPPEARDALAAEFAAGNRVVAVATRPVAPGSQAVEPEDERGLSLAGLLVFLDPPKADAATALRRLSGLGIAVKVVTGDNAAVAAKVCRDLGLTDAGAMTGSEVDTLDDAQLAEAITRTTVFARVSPEAKARIVHAQRRSHGGVAFLGDGVNDALALHAADVGISVDSATDVAKDAADVILLEKDLNVLADGVAEGRRIFANTIKYVLMGTSSNFGNMASAAGASLFLSFLPMLPSQILLNNLLYDSSQLAIPTDNVDEDQLRKPSHWDIAFIRRFMVSFGPLSSAFDFVTFGVMLWVFHSGPAQFRSGWFVESLATQTLVIFAIRTRRIPFFRSHPSLPLTLAALGVVTIGAVLPATPLAHTLGFQPLPGAFFAALVGMILAYLALVEIGKRLFYGAAVAAPQVPRHYARHRRLRRRAAHFSTAAPRPTPADGPH, via the coding sequence GTGAGTCTCTCTGCTCCGGCACGACCGCCTGGGCCCGCGCTCGGCGTGGCGTCGGCGGCGGTGTTGTCGGGGGACGACGTCCTTCGCGGACTCGGCGTCGTCGCCTTGGAGGGCCTGAGCGGCGAGGAGGTCCTGCGACGCCAGGCACAGTTCGGCCCCAACGCGGTCGCCACACACCGTGCCCGGGTGTTTCCCGTGCTGTGGCATCAGCTCCGCTCGCCGCTGCTCGGGCTGCTGGTGGCGGCCGCTGTCGCGTCCTTCCTGGTGGGCGAGCGAAGCGATGCGGTGATCATCGGGCTGATCGTGAGTGTGTCCGTCGGACTGGGCTTCGTCAACGAGTACCGGGCGGAGCAGGCCGCCGAGGCACTGCACTCCCAGATCCACCACCAGACCGTGGCGCTGCGCGACGGCGAGGCCACGCTCGTGGATGTCACGGCGCTGGTCCCCGGTGATCTGGTGGAACTGCGTCTGGGCGACATCGTGCCGGCGGACCTGCGGCTGCTGGAAGTCACCGGTTTGGAGTGCGACGAGTCGGTGCTGACCGGCGAGTCGCTGCCGGTGGACAAGAGCCTCGCCGCGGTCGCGGCCGGGACCTCGCTGGCCGAATTGTCCGGGTGCGCTCTCATGGGCACGGTCGTGCGGACCGGCGCTGCCCGCGGGGTAGTGGTGGCCACCGGGGCGCACACCGAGTTCGGCAAGATCGCCGCCGGGCTCGACACCCACCCGCTCGACACCGAGTTCCAGGTCGGCCTGCGGCGCTTCTCGCTACTGCTGGTCTATGTCGCGGGCGCGTTGACGACCTCGATCTTCGTGATCAACGTGGCCCTGCACAAGCCGATCATCGACGCGCTGCTGTTCTCACTGGCCATCGCGGTCGGTATCACCCCGCAGCTGCTGCCCGCCGTCGTCTCGACCAGTCTTGCCGCCGGGTCGCGCCGGATGAGCCGGCGCAAGGTGCTGGTCAAGCGGCTGGTGTGCATCGAGGACCTGGGTGATGTCGATGTTCTGTTCACCGACAAGACCGGCACGCTCACCACCGGCCGTATCGAGTACATGCGCGCCGTTCCCGCCGGCCGCAACGGCTCCGACGCGGTGACGCGGTGGGGACTGCTCGGCACGGAGAACGCGGCGCGGGACGAGCAGGACGTCGGCGGGAACCCGCTGGACCAGGCTCTGTGGCGATCTCCGGCCGCTGCGGGCGAGCGGGCCGCCCTCGAGGGGTACACACAGGTCGCGGTGCTGCCCTTCGATCACGAACGGCGCATGATCTCGGTCCTCGTGCGGGACAGCAACGGCCGTTCGATCCTGGTCACCAAGGGCGCCCCGGAGACTGTCCTGGACCGCTGCGTCGACGTCCCGCCCGAAGCCCGTGACGCGCTGGCGGCTGAGTTCGCCGCAGGGAACCGGGTGGTCGCCGTCGCCACCCGGCCCGTCGCCCCCGGATCGCAGGCCGTGGAGCCCGAGGACGAGCGGGGACTGAGCCTGGCTGGGCTGCTGGTGTTCCTCGACCCGCCCAAGGCGGACGCCGCCACAGCGCTGCGCAGACTCTCCGGCCTCGGCATCGCGGTGAAGGTCGTCACCGGCGACAACGCCGCAGTCGCCGCGAAGGTCTGCCGTGACCTGGGGCTCACCGACGCGGGCGCGATGACCGGCAGCGAGGTCGACACCCTGGACGACGCACAACTGGCTGAGGCGATCACCCGGACCACCGTTTTCGCGCGCGTGAGTCCCGAAGCCAAGGCGCGGATCGTGCACGCGCAACGGCGCAGCCACGGCGGCGTGGCCTTCCTGGGTGACGGGGTCAATGATGCACTGGCTCTGCACGCGGCCGACGTGGGCATCTCCGTCGACTCGGCCACCGACGTCGCCAAGGACGCGGCCGACGTCATCCTGCTGGAGAAAGACCTCAACGTCCTCGCAGACGGTGTGGCCGAGGGTCGCCGGATCTTCGCCAACACCATCAAGTACGTGTTGATGGGCACCTCGAGCAACTTCGGCAACATGGCCTCCGCCGCGGGCGCCTCGCTGTTCCTGTCCTTCCTGCCGATGCTCCCCTCACAGATCCTGCTGAACAACCTTCTCTACGACAGCAGTCAGCTGGCCATCCCGACGGACAACGTGGACGAGGACCAGCTGCGGAAGCCCTCGCACTGGGACATCGCCTTCATCCGCCGATTCATGGTCTCCTTCGGACCGCTCAGCTCGGCGTTCGACTTCGTCACCTTCGGCGTCATGCTCTGGGTCTTCCACTCCGGACCGGCCCAATTCCGCTCCGGCTGGTTCGTCGAATCGCTGGCCACCCAGACCCTGGTGATCTTCGCCATCCGCACCCGGCGCATCCCGTTCTTCCGCAGCCACCCCAGCCTGCCGCTGACTCTCGCCGCGCTCGGCGTCGTCACGATCGGCGCCGTGCTGCCGGCCACCCCACTCGCCCACACTCTGGGCTTCCAACCGCTTCCCGGGGCGTTCTTCGCCGCGCTGGTCGGCATGATCCTCGCCTACCTGGCCCTCGTCGAGATCGGCAAACGGCTCTTCTACGGAGCTGCAGTCGCGGCACCTCAGGTTCCCAGGCACTACGCCCGCCACCGTCGCCTGCGGCGCCGTGCCGCCCACTTCAGCACCGCGGCGCCCCGCCCCACCCCGGCCGACGGCCCGCACTGA
- a CDS encoding slipin family protein: MTTLIIVLVVLVVLVLIGLAMAIRIVRQYEQGVLFRFGRLVGPRAPGLRFIIPFVDVLHRVSLRIVTMPIQSQGIITRDNVSVDVSAVAYFRVVDAVRSVIAIENVNAAINQIAQTTLRKVVGQHTLDETLSETDRINLDIREILDVTTAEWGVQVTLVELKDIQLPESMKRAMARQAEAEREKRAKIINAEGESLAAAALGAASDTMMAHPLALQLRNLQSLVEIGVDKNTTVVFPAPLMSTIGELGAFLARETTAAAATAPPSPTPVPALDLTKPARVPAPHGATKTL, translated from the coding sequence ATGACCACCTTGATCATTGTCCTGGTGGTGCTCGTCGTCCTGGTCCTGATCGGGCTGGCGATGGCGATCCGTATCGTCCGGCAGTACGAGCAGGGCGTCCTGTTCCGGTTCGGCCGACTGGTCGGCCCGCGCGCACCCGGGCTGCGGTTCATCATCCCCTTCGTCGACGTCCTGCACCGTGTCTCGCTGCGCATCGTCACGATGCCGATCCAGTCGCAGGGCATCATCACCCGTGACAACGTCAGCGTCGACGTCTCTGCTGTGGCCTACTTCCGCGTGGTCGACGCGGTCAGGTCGGTCATCGCGATCGAGAACGTGAACGCCGCGATCAACCAGATCGCCCAGACCACCCTGCGCAAGGTCGTCGGCCAGCACACCCTGGACGAGACCCTGTCCGAGACCGACCGCATCAACCTGGACATCCGCGAGATCCTGGACGTCACCACCGCTGAGTGGGGCGTGCAGGTCACCCTGGTCGAGCTCAAGGACATCCAACTGCCCGAGTCCATGAAGCGCGCCATGGCCAGGCAGGCCGAGGCCGAGCGGGAGAAGCGTGCCAAGATCATCAACGCCGAAGGGGAGTCCCTGGCCGCCGCCGCTCTGGGCGCCGCCTCCGACACGATGATGGCCCACCCGCTCGCCCTGCAACTGCGCAACCTGCAAAGCCTGGTCGAGATCGGCGTGGACAAGAACACCACCGTCGTCTTCCCCGCACCACTGATGAGCACCATCGGAGAACTCGGCGCCTTCCTCGCCCGCGAAACGACCGCGGCCGCCGCCACGGCGCCGCCGTCCCCCACGCCGGTACCGGCCCTCGATCTGACCAAGCCCGCTCGCGTGCCGGCACCGCATGGAGCGACCAAGACCCTGTGA
- a CDS encoding helix-turn-helix domain-containing protein — protein MTWLETSTENCTVQRTLDLVGEKWSLLVLRDAMNGVRRFDDFRRHVGLSESVLADRLRKLVAAGILDTVPYNEPGSRTRHEYRLTRKGWELWPAMIALKQWGDRHAADPEGPPLEVTHADCGAPVETVVVCSAGHGALVPPEARTRPGPSAKPLDLTAR, from the coding sequence ATGACGTGGCTGGAGACAAGCACCGAGAACTGCACGGTCCAGCGGACCCTCGACCTGGTGGGCGAGAAGTGGTCGCTGCTGGTCCTACGGGACGCCATGAACGGCGTACGGCGCTTCGACGACTTCCGCCGGCACGTGGGGCTGTCCGAGAGCGTGCTCGCGGACCGGCTGCGCAAGCTCGTCGCGGCCGGGATCCTGGACACCGTCCCCTACAACGAGCCCGGCAGCCGCACCCGCCACGAGTACCGGCTCACCCGCAAGGGCTGGGAGCTGTGGCCGGCGATGATCGCCCTCAAGCAGTGGGGAGACCGCCATGCGGCCGATCCCGAGGGCCCGCCCCTGGAGGTCACGCACGCCGACTGCGGCGCGCCGGTCGAGACCGTGGTCGTCTGCTCCGCGGGACACGGCGCCCTCGTCCCGCCGGAGGCACGCACCCGCCCCGGCCCGTCGGCGAAGCCCTTGGACCTCACCGCTCGTTAG
- a CDS encoding DUF5994 family protein gives MSTSRGLLDGAWWPRSRDLTDELSALADVLDPLSGRITRIAVNATYWPAIPSRVPVNGYVVKVGWFTTELDPHKIMLLSHTTGSWNLLVIPPETSAPAADRLMTAASDSSRPPTTASTLMAAEHALHGSSPADRDQDSEYTWEDGDAASSYRAAAARPCRLITAK, from the coding sequence GTGAGCACGTCCCGAGGACTTCTCGACGGTGCCTGGTGGCCCCGCTCCCGGGACCTGACCGACGAACTCTCCGCCCTGGCCGACGTATTGGACCCCCTGTCCGGACGGATCACCCGGATCGCCGTCAACGCGACGTACTGGCCTGCCATCCCGAGCAGGGTTCCCGTCAACGGATACGTGGTGAAGGTCGGTTGGTTCACGACGGAGCTCGACCCCCACAAGATCATGCTGCTGTCCCACACCACGGGCAGCTGGAACCTGCTGGTGATACCACCGGAGACCAGCGCCCCGGCAGCCGACCGCCTGATGACCGCCGCGAGCGACAGCTCCCGCCCTCCGACGACCGCGAGCACCCTCATGGCAGCGGAACACGCCCTCCACGGCAGTTCCCCTGCTGACCGGGACCAGGATTCCGAGTACACCTGGGAGGACGGGGATGCCGCCTCCTCCTACCGGGCGGCTGCCGCCCGGCCGTGCCGCCTGATCACGGCGAAGTGA
- a CDS encoding PRC-barrel domain-containing protein produces MIQAADIREWRDHDVVDPKGRKIGVLEAIYVDTTTDEPAVATVRTGLPTRQRLVFVPLDEAILGPDYLKVSYAKSLVRRAPSIGTDDILPADQEKGIFQHYGMTYQPGVKGERQLARR; encoded by the coding sequence ATGATCCAGGCAGCCGATATCCGTGAGTGGCGCGACCACGATGTCGTGGACCCGAAGGGGCGCAAGATCGGCGTGCTCGAAGCGATCTATGTGGACACCACCACCGACGAACCCGCCGTGGCCACCGTGCGGACCGGGCTGCCCACCCGCCAGCGCCTGGTTTTCGTCCCCCTCGACGAGGCGATCCTCGGGCCGGACTACCTCAAGGTCTCCTACGCCAAGAGCCTGGTGAGAAGGGCTCCTTCGATCGGCACGGACGACATCCTGCCCGCCGATCAGGAGAAGGGGATCTTCCAGCACTACGGCATGACCTACCAGCCAGGCGTGAAGGGGGAACGCCAACTCGCACGCCGCTGA
- a CDS encoding PP2C family protein-serine/threonine phosphatase, with the protein MAEGERRPDKGMVDRSEGFGERLLGVLLDRAHEMPPQLIAPLIAEEVTRVGGRDVSILLQDYGQLVLVPLPGRRLTVGEPEPIDDSPAGTAFLHATTAEVPQADGVRMYLPLLDGSDQVGVMALTLDTVDDDDRRLLRRLAGLVADMLVTKHSYTDQFFLTRRREPMSVAAEIQWSLLPPLAMSNPQVAVAGILEPAYNVAGDSFDYALNEDILHVGMVDAMGHGLDAATMATVAVGAYRHARRSDIGLSEIYAFMDRAIAEQFGPDHFVTAQMMRLNIVTGHLQWVNAGHPAPLLIRDHRVVRQLAGPTTLPVGFGGEDPQISEQMLQRGDRVLCFTDGLIEEHEAGEEQFGEEQLIDWVNRIEHGEKGVRAVVRALSHALKRQRGGRTTDDATLFLIEWRGGAADHLAVLE; encoded by the coding sequence GTGGCGGAAGGTGAGCGGCGGCCCGACAAGGGCATGGTGGACCGGTCGGAAGGGTTCGGTGAGCGGCTGCTGGGGGTGCTGCTGGACCGGGCACACGAGATGCCGCCGCAGCTGATCGCCCCGCTGATCGCGGAAGAGGTGACCAGGGTCGGTGGCCGCGACGTCTCGATCCTGCTGCAGGACTACGGCCAACTGGTGCTGGTGCCGCTACCGGGTCGGCGGCTGACGGTCGGCGAGCCCGAGCCGATCGACGACTCTCCCGCCGGCACGGCCTTCCTGCACGCGACCACCGCCGAGGTGCCGCAGGCCGACGGCGTCCGGATGTACCTGCCCTTGCTGGACGGCAGCGACCAGGTGGGCGTGATGGCCCTCACCCTGGACACCGTCGACGACGACGACCGACGGCTGCTGCGCAGGCTCGCCGGCCTGGTCGCCGACATGCTGGTCACCAAGCACAGCTACACCGACCAGTTCTTCCTCACCCGGCGCCGCGAACCGATGAGCGTGGCCGCGGAGATCCAGTGGTCCCTGCTGCCGCCGCTGGCGATGTCCAACCCGCAGGTCGCGGTGGCCGGAATCCTGGAGCCCGCCTACAACGTCGCAGGCGACAGCTTCGACTACGCCCTCAACGAAGACATCCTGCACGTGGGCATGGTCGACGCGATGGGCCACGGTCTGGACGCCGCCACGATGGCGACCGTCGCGGTCGGGGCCTACCGGCACGCCCGACGTTCCGACATCGGCCTGTCCGAGATCTACGCGTTCATGGACCGGGCGATCGCCGAGCAGTTCGGGCCCGACCATTTCGTCACCGCGCAGATGATGCGTCTGAACATCGTGACGGGTCACCTGCAGTGGGTCAACGCCGGCCACCCCGCACCGCTGCTGATCCGCGACCACCGGGTCGTCCGGCAGTTGGCAGGCCCGACCACCTTGCCGGTCGGCTTCGGCGGTGAAGATCCCCAGATCAGCGAGCAGATGCTCCAACGCGGCGACCGAGTGCTGTGCTTCACCGACGGCCTGATCGAGGAGCACGAGGCCGGCGAAGAACAGTTCGGCGAGGAACAGCTCATCGACTGGGTCAACCGCATCGAACACGGAGAGAAAGGAGTACGAGCGGTGGTGCGCGCACTCTCCCACGCCCTGAAGCGGCAACGGGGCGGCCGCACCACCGACGACGCGACCCTCTTCCTGATCGAATGGCGCGGGGGCGCCGCCGACCACCTCGCCGTCCTGGAGTGA